One Paenibacillus sp. FSL W8-0186 genomic window carries:
- the fabF gene encoding beta-ketoacyl-ACP synthase II, producing the protein MERVAITGLGVISPLGNQVELFWNRLIHGESGISHIDTFDTSRHKTKIAGLVRGFDAEALFGRKEARRMDRFCQFALAAADQAIADAGLDLEQIDRERMGVYVGSGTGGIDTLLEQSRLLQERGPERISPVLVPMMISNMAAAMISIKYGAAGPTLSPVTACSIGNTSIGEAYRLIASGGADLVIAGGTEAAITDISVASFGNATALSTRNGEPARASRPFDEDRDGFVMAEGAGILILESFSHAKQRKARIYAEVIGYGATSDAYHIVATHPEGVGAYRAMKLALKEADIAPQDVDVISAHATSTEVGDWSETKAIKKLFGEHAGRIPVTANKSMTGHMLGAASAVEAVALVKSLEQGIIPPTINLDHPDPVCDLDYVPHVARQAKLRIGISNSFGFGGHNAVIVLKGYEQ; encoded by the coding sequence ATGGAAAGAGTTGCAATAACGGGACTGGGCGTCATTTCGCCGCTCGGCAATCAGGTGGAGTTGTTCTGGAATCGCCTGATTCATGGGGAATCAGGCATTTCTCATATTGATACTTTTGATACGTCCAGGCATAAGACGAAAATCGCCGGGCTGGTGCGAGGCTTCGATGCCGAAGCGTTGTTTGGCCGCAAGGAAGCACGGCGGATGGACCGCTTCTGCCAATTTGCACTGGCTGCCGCCGATCAGGCCATTGCCGATGCTGGACTCGATTTGGAGCAAATCGACAGAGAACGCATGGGGGTATATGTCGGCTCCGGCACAGGAGGGATCGACACCCTGCTCGAACAGAGCAGGCTGCTGCAGGAACGGGGGCCCGAGCGGATTAGCCCGGTGCTTGTTCCGATGATGATCTCAAATATGGCCGCGGCGATGATCAGCATTAAATACGGCGCCGCCGGACCTACGCTGTCTCCGGTCACCGCCTGCTCGATTGGAAATACGTCAATCGGGGAAGCGTACCGCCTCATCGCTTCAGGCGGTGCTGACCTCGTCATTGCCGGAGGGACGGAGGCGGCAATCACGGACATTTCCGTCGCCAGCTTCGGCAACGCCACCGCGCTCTCAACGCGCAATGGCGAGCCGGCCAGGGCGAGCAGGCCGTTTGATGAAGACCGGGACGGCTTCGTTATGGCGGAAGGCGCCGGCATCCTCATCCTGGAGTCGTTCAGCCATGCCAAGCAGAGGAAAGCCCGGATCTACGCCGAAGTGATCGGCTACGGAGCAACCTCCGATGCCTACCATATCGTCGCAACCCACCCGGAGGGCGTCGGCGCTTATCGGGCGATGAAGCTTGCGCTCAAGGAAGCGGATATCGCGCCTCAGGATGTGGATGTAATTAGCGCCCATGCTACGAGCACCGAGGTTGGCGACTGGTCGGAAACAAAGGCGATCAAGAAGCTGTTCGGGGAGCATGCCGGCCGTATTCCAGTAACAGCCAATAAATCGATGACCGGCCATATGCTTGGTGCGGCTAGCGCCGTCGAAGCCGTGGCCCTTGTCAAATCGCTGGAGCAGGGCATCATTCCGCCTACGATCAATCTGGACCATCCCGACCCGGTTTGCGATCTAGACTATGTGCCTCACGTGGCGCGGCAGGCCAAGCTGCGCATTGGAATATCCAATTCCTTCGGATTTGGCGGCCATAACGCGGTCATCGTCTTAAAAGGCTATGAGCAATAG
- a CDS encoding helix-turn-helix transcriptional regulator: MKQETRLQELSAFLKTHRAKIVPQMVGLPAGTRRRTPGLRREEVAQLAGVSTTWYTWLEQGRDIKVSASVLDNIAAALQLTRDERNYLYALAMDTGGGPVSAGQLPQEGQPEISPSLQKILYELKYCPTIISDRRCQIVGWNEAASHVFLDFEQVPVEQRNMISLLFTRQEFRRLAGNWEQFVRGFLAIFRAYYGQYVEDQWYERFLSEMKAAHPDFNQLWEQSEVSSAPEVILEFRHAKGGKMHFQLTSLQVHGNVDLRCSIYTPAPDTSTEYKLRQLMEKQE; the protein is encoded by the coding sequence ATGAAGCAGGAGACAAGGCTGCAGGAGCTGTCCGCATTTTTGAAGACGCACCGGGCCAAAATCGTTCCTCAGATGGTCGGGCTTCCGGCAGGGACGCGACGTAGAACGCCCGGTTTGCGCAGGGAGGAGGTTGCCCAGCTTGCCGGCGTCAGCACGACCTGGTATACCTGGCTGGAGCAGGGAAGAGATATTAAGGTTTCCGCTTCCGTGCTGGATAACATTGCGGCCGCTCTGCAGTTGACCCGGGATGAACGCAATTACTTATATGCGCTGGCGATGGATACCGGAGGGGGCCCGGTTTCGGCAGGCCAGCTGCCGCAGGAAGGGCAGCCGGAAATAAGTCCCTCTTTGCAGAAGATTTTGTATGAGCTAAAATACTGTCCTACCATTATTTCGGACCGAAGATGCCAGATCGTCGGCTGGAATGAGGCGGCCTCGCATGTGTTCCTTGACTTTGAACAGGTACCGGTGGAGCAGAGGAACATGATCTCCCTGCTGTTCACAAGGCAGGAATTCCGCAGGCTGGCCGGTAATTGGGAGCAGTTTGTGCGGGGATTCCTGGCGATTTTTCGCGCCTATTATGGCCAGTACGTGGAGGATCAATGGTATGAACGCTTCCTGAGCGAGATGAAGGCGGCTCACCCGGACTTTAATCAGCTGTGGGAGCAAAGCGAGGTCAGCTCCGCCCCGGAGGTTATTCTGGAGTTCAGGCATGCCAAAGGGGGCAAAATGCATTTTCAGCTCACATCGCTGCAGGTGCATGGAAACGTGGATTTGCGCTGCAGTATTTACACGCCTGCTCCGGACACTTCTACGGAGTACAAGCTGCGCCAGTTGATGGAGAAGCAGGAATGA
- a CDS encoding LTA synthase family protein, with translation MDRINAWYKSKLVVTGTLLVLKLLLLRTFLFGNIAWGGLPGELLSVLGVLCLVELVTPAKSKGVVFWSLNAVFSFLFFSSALYFAHFGTVPTYAVLSGLNQVPQVRASVGALLRPEQFLFFADFVLAAGWQIVRTVNRRRRGVVHTFFTKQQKSRKWVWNSAVSGLLLMSAVSSVYYVLEGKQIDNELVRAEKIGLLNYQVVAAVNNRAEDRMIAEGNIEQTRANIAKLQSSYPYRTKADAAAAPDYFGIAQGMNLIVIQMESFQNFPIHLKLDNGAEITPVLNKLAEEGIYFPHVYQQIGQGNTSDAEFMFNTSIYPTAAVAMSTGYGNRELPSLPRLLQERGYLANTFHINKVTFWDRNKLYPALHFNQYYDKPAFNNDHFNDYGASDEEMYRVGVEKLADLHARNKPFYAQFVTTSSHSPFIVPESFQQIELPDKLKGTNLGNYINAVHYTDYAIGQLMEQLKEADLWDSTMLVFYGDHFGLQPHETSKEEITANLGIPYDDTVSRFNIPLIIHVPGKELGIVEERAGGQVDMLPTVANLLGVSLDEEGFTALGQDLLNIDRNVFGVRYYLPTGSFFNDEIMFTPGQGFEDGQAVSIKTLEPVADFTRYRQDYEYVISLMKLSDEYVKLLPKRR, from the coding sequence ATGGATCGAATCAACGCATGGTACAAATCGAAGCTGGTCGTGACCGGGACGCTGCTCGTTCTCAAGCTGCTGCTGCTGCGGACGTTCTTGTTCGGCAATATCGCCTGGGGCGGCCTGCCGGGGGAATTGTTGTCCGTACTGGGGGTGTTATGCCTTGTAGAATTGGTGACGCCGGCCAAAAGTAAAGGAGTTGTATTTTGGAGCCTCAATGCGGTATTTTCATTCCTGTTCTTCTCATCGGCTCTCTATTTTGCCCATTTCGGAACGGTGCCGACGTACGCCGTCTTAAGCGGGTTAAACCAGGTTCCCCAAGTGCGGGCCAGCGTTGGCGCGCTGCTGCGGCCAGAACAGTTTCTGTTCTTTGCGGACTTTGTGCTTGCCGCAGGCTGGCAGATCGTCCGAACGGTCAACCGTCGCCGTAGAGGCGTGGTGCACACGTTCTTCACTAAGCAGCAAAAGAGCCGGAAATGGGTATGGAATTCAGCCGTGTCCGGGCTGCTGCTAATGAGCGCAGTCTCTTCTGTATACTATGTGCTCGAGGGCAAGCAGATCGACAATGAGCTCGTCCGGGCAGAGAAGATTGGACTCCTGAACTATCAGGTTGTTGCTGCGGTCAATAATCGGGCAGAGGACCGGATGATCGCAGAGGGAAACATCGAACAGACGCGGGCCAACATCGCCAAGCTGCAGAGCAGCTACCCTTACCGAACCAAGGCGGATGCCGCTGCAGCTCCAGATTATTTTGGGATCGCTCAAGGGATGAACCTGATCGTGATCCAGATGGAATCTTTTCAAAATTTCCCGATCCACTTAAAGCTGGATAACGGGGCTGAGATTACGCCGGTATTAAATAAACTGGCCGAAGAGGGCATTTATTTTCCGCATGTATATCAGCAGATCGGACAGGGCAATACGTCGGATGCCGAATTTATGTTCAATACCTCCATCTATCCGACCGCAGCGGTGGCGATGTCTACCGGCTATGGCAACCGCGAGCTGCCAAGCCTGCCTAGACTGCTGCAGGAGCGGGGGTATTTGGCCAATACGTTCCATATCAACAAGGTAACGTTCTGGGATCGAAACAAGCTGTACCCAGCGCTTCATTTTAACCAATATTACGACAAGCCTGCCTTCAATAACGATCACTTCAACGACTACGGGGCATCGGATGAGGAAATGTACCGGGTCGGCGTGGAGAAGCTGGCGGATCTTCATGCAAGGAATAAGCCGTTCTATGCCCAGTTCGTAACGACCTCGAGCCATTCGCCATTTATCGTGCCGGAATCGTTCCAGCAAATCGAGCTGCCGGACAAGCTTAAGGGGACGAATTTGGGGAACTACATCAATGCCGTTCATTATACAGATTACGCCATCGGCCAACTGATGGAGCAGTTGAAGGAAGCTGATTTATGGGACAGCACGATGCTCGTGTTCTACGGCGACCATTTCGGCCTTCAGCCTCATGAGACGAGCAAGGAGGAGATCACGGCAAACCTGGGCATTCCTTATGATGATACGGTCAGCCGGTTCAACATTCCTCTGATCATCCATGTGCCCGGCAAGGAGCTCGGCATTGTGGAGGAGCGGGCGGGGGGGCAGGTCGACATGCTGCCGACCGTTGCCAATTTGCTGGGGGTCTCCCTGGACGAGGAAGGTTTTACCGCTTTGGGCCAGGATTTGCTGAACATTGACCGCAATGTGTTTGGCGTACGTTACTATTTGCCGACGGGCTCTTTTTTCAACGATGAAATTATGTTTACTCCCGGACAAGGCTTCGAGGACGGACAAGCCGTATCGATCAAAACGCTGGAGCCGGTTGCGGATTTCACCCGGTATCGCCAGGATTATGAGTACGTGATCTCGCTAATGAAGCTGTCGGACGAATATGTGAAGCTGCTGCCGAAACGCCGGTGA
- a CDS encoding copper amine oxidase N-terminal domain-containing protein yields the protein MRKIWATILSALLIFPLVLQTPAQAAQAISIYINGVKLPTDQAPVLVGSRAMLPLRAIFEALDAEVDWNNKTKTVSAWKDGTTVVLKINARTATVNNQTLSLDVPAQILQGRTLVPVRFVSEALGEDVVWDASSKTVYITTNSNPVSADPVTYVSARDIADNGDGRDMQISFSRASNQSSIDHYRVMVVKANKTSGFNLASALKVPSANYTSVAVGSIDPTITLTSQSRDVEGDLIKAGQSYVVYVVSVGKGNLASALSYPSSSITLGTKNSVAAVSNVRVTDVSDYGDGRDLYVSFTRPSKDSDISSYRIFVVKTKDASKFDLATANGLSSQYYTVVNKTSNSTLSTALSSSVRDSAGDYIRNGVPYTVFVQSISSNTGSAAHKLSAASSSITLSTGSVAAPVITQVLDESDYGDGRDLRISFTKLADESKISGYRVFVVKASDYGSFNLTKANNVSSSNYTEWNKDGYNFNRNLPSGARDVDGATIRNGVNYRVFVMAVGSGAYAGNNALSSPSYAITLLNNYSVGKVSNLNVSDVSDYNDGRDLLVSFNRASDESNLSHYRVLVVKASNAGKFDLAKANAVSRENYTQINKGGNSYVTQALSSGARDVDGAAIRNGVSYRVFVLSVGSGSYAGNNALTGPSSAITLSNNYNIGAISGLDVQDVNDNNDGRDLQVSFTRASDESNISHYRVYVVKAANTGSFNASKALGVSAANYTRVDKAGSYLSFTLPYNARDVDGAAIRNGVSYRVFVLSVGYDGSASSSALSAASAAITLSGNSAVTPVGNLSAAVNGNHGDGRDIVVNFTRSTAENNIAEHRILIVPASQYFGKEEANAVRSPNYTVVSAGRDVSQALTASTRDVNGNGLKTGESYRVYVLSVSKSGTASLNALAGPSGDIRLTAVDPAAPSATGVSVSADGNSASLIVSFTKPANENGISSYAVLLVPAGEGMNESRASGLESRLYRTIGKGGTPIVTFTEADVDASGNAITAGTAYQAYVLSIADGTNATVNRLSDPSNSAALTIANP from the coding sequence GTGAGGAAAATTTGGGCTACTATACTATCAGCACTCTTAATTTTTCCATTAGTATTACAGACACCAGCTCAAGCAGCACAAGCCATCAGCATTTATATTAACGGGGTCAAACTGCCGACGGATCAAGCGCCGGTTCTGGTTGGAAGCCGGGCCATGCTGCCCCTGCGCGCCATTTTTGAGGCGCTGGATGCAGAGGTAGACTGGAATAATAAGACAAAGACCGTGTCCGCCTGGAAAGATGGCACGACCGTCGTACTAAAGATCAATGCCAGAACAGCCACGGTCAACAACCAAACGTTGAGCCTTGACGTACCTGCGCAGATTCTCCAGGGAAGAACGCTGGTTCCGGTCCGCTTCGTCAGCGAAGCTCTAGGCGAGGATGTCGTGTGGGATGCTTCCAGCAAGACCGTGTATATTACAACGAACAGCAATCCGGTGTCAGCCGATCCTGTCACATACGTATCGGCCAGGGATATCGCTGACAACGGGGATGGCCGCGATATGCAGATCAGCTTCTCGCGGGCTTCGAATCAGTCCTCCATCGACCACTACCGGGTCATGGTCGTTAAGGCGAACAAAACGTCCGGGTTTAATCTGGCCTCGGCCCTGAAGGTGCCTTCTGCCAACTATACAAGCGTAGCAGTCGGAAGCATCGATCCGACAATTACGTTAACGTCGCAATCCCGTGACGTTGAAGGGGATTTGATCAAGGCAGGCCAATCCTACGTAGTGTACGTAGTTTCGGTCGGCAAGGGCAACTTGGCTAGCGCCCTGTCCTACCCATCGTCTTCCATTACGCTGGGCACCAAAAATTCGGTGGCGGCGGTGTCGAATGTAAGGGTCACCGACGTCAGTGACTATGGAGACGGAAGAGACTTGTATGTAAGCTTTACGAGACCTTCCAAGGATAGCGATATTTCCAGCTACCGTATCTTTGTCGTCAAGACGAAGGATGCAAGCAAGTTCGATCTTGCCACGGCGAACGGGCTGTCCAGCCAATATTACACCGTTGTCAACAAAACATCGAACAGCACGCTGTCGACAGCGTTAAGCTCAAGCGTAAGAGATTCTGCCGGGGACTATATCAGGAACGGTGTGCCTTATACCGTATTCGTACAGTCGATCAGCAGCAATACGGGCAGCGCAGCACATAAGCTGTCTGCCGCATCGTCTTCGATCACGCTGAGCACGGGATCGGTAGCGGCACCAGTGATTACGCAGGTGCTTGATGAAAGCGATTATGGGGATGGCCGCGACCTGCGCATCAGCTTCACGAAGCTGGCCGATGAATCCAAAATTAGCGGCTACCGCGTGTTCGTCGTGAAAGCCAGCGATTACGGTTCTTTTAATCTGACGAAGGCCAACAATGTGTCCAGCTCGAATTATACCGAATGGAACAAAGACGGCTATAATTTTAATCGTAACTTGCCTTCAGGAGCAAGGGACGTAGACGGAGCGACCATCCGCAACGGGGTCAACTACCGGGTGTTCGTGATGGCGGTAGGCAGCGGCGCTTATGCAGGCAACAATGCGCTGTCCAGCCCGTCCTATGCTATTACGCTGCTTAACAATTACAGTGTAGGCAAGGTTTCGAATCTGAACGTCAGCGATGTCAGCGACTACAATGACGGCCGCGACCTGCTGGTATCGTTCAACCGTGCTTCGGATGAATCCAATCTGAGCCATTACCGCGTCCTTGTTGTCAAGGCTTCTAATGCGGGCAAGTTCGATCTGGCGAAAGCGAACGCCGTATCCAGAGAGAACTATACGCAAATTAACAAAGGCGGCAACAGCTATGTAACGCAGGCTCTGTCCTCTGGCGCAAGAGATGTTGACGGTGCGGCCATCCGCAACGGGGTCAGCTACCGGGTGTTCGTGCTATCGGTAGGCAGCGGCAGCTATGCGGGCAACAACGCGCTGACTGGGCCATCCTCCGCGATCACGCTGAGCAACAACTATAATATTGGCGCCATAAGCGGCCTGGATGTACAAGACGTGAATGATAATAACGATGGCCGGGATCTGCAGGTATCGTTCACCCGCGCTTCCGATGAATCGAATATTAGCCATTACCGCGTCTATGTGGTCAAAGCCGCGAATACGGGCAGCTTTAATGCTTCTAAGGCGCTCGGGGTTTCCGCAGCAAACTATACCCGCGTCGACAAAGCCGGCTCCTACTTGAGCTTTACGCTTCCTTATAACGCGCGGGACGTGGACGGAGCGGCCATTCGCAACGGCGTAAGCTATCGCGTATTTGTGCTCTCTGTAGGCTATGACGGCTCCGCAAGCTCAAGCGCATTATCCGCTGCTTCCGCGGCAATTACGCTTAGCGGCAACAGCGCAGTAACGCCGGTCGGGAACTTGTCTGCGGCGGTCAATGGGAATCATGGCGACGGACGGGATATCGTCGTCAACTTTACAAGATCAACTGCAGAGAACAATATCGCCGAGCATCGCATCCTGATTGTGCCGGCAAGTCAATATTTCGGCAAGGAAGAGGCCAACGCAGTTAGATCGCCTAACTATACAGTGGTCTCGGCAGGCAGAGATGTCTCCCAGGCTTTGACGGCTTCCACGCGCGACGTGAACGGTAACGGGCTGAAGACGGGCGAATCCTACCGGGTATACGTTCTGTCCGTATCCAAGAGCGGCACGGCTTCCTTGAACGCTCTGGCCGGTCCATCCGGTGACATCCGCCTGACGGCCGTTGATCCTGCTGCTCCTTCGGCAACGGGTGTCAGCGTTTCGGCGGATGGTAACTCCGCAAGCCTTATCGTCAGCTTCACCAAGCCTGCGAACGAGAATGGCATTTCCTCGTATGCGGTCCTGCTTGTTCCGGCAGGCGAGGGTATGAACGAGTCTCGGGCGAGCGGATTGGAGTCCCGCTTGTATAGAACCATCGGCAAAGGCGGAACGCCGATTGTGACATTTACGGAGGCCGATGTGGACGCCTCCGGCAATGCGATTACAGCAGGCACGGCTTACCAAGCCTATGTACTGTCCATTGCTGACGGAACGAACGCTACCGTGAACCGGTTGTCCGATCCGTCCAACTCCGCAGCCCTGACCATTGCCAATCCTTAA